CGGTCGAACACTTCCATCGCCACCGGAACCAGACCGGGGTGGGCCACCCAGGTGCCATCGTGGCCGTCAGAGGCTTCACGCTCCTTGTCGGCCCGCACTTTTGCCAGCGCTGCTTCATTGGCAACCGGATCGTTCTTAATCGGAATCTGAGCCGCCATACCACCCATCGCGTGGGCGCCACGGCGGTGACAGGTCTTGATCGCCAGCAGTGAATATGAACGCATGAAGTGGGTAGTCATCGTAACCAGTGCCCGGTCGGCCAGACAGAAGTTGGGGTCGTTGCGGAACTTTTTGATACACGAGAAGATATAATCCCAGCGTCCACAATTCAGACCGGCTGAGTGGTTGCGCAGTTCGTAGAGAATCTCGTCCATCTCGAACGCCGCCAGAATCGTTTCGATCAAGACCGTGGCCTTGATAGTTCCCTGGGGAATGCCGCGCAACTCCTGGGCCAGCACAAAGATGTCATTCCACAACCGTGCTTCGAGGTGGCTCTCCATTTTGGGCAGGTAGAAATAGGGGCCACCCTGCACATCGATGGCAGTCTGGGCATTGTGGAAGAAGTAGAGACCGAAGTCGAAGATAGCACCAGAGATCGGCTCACCATCAACCAGCATATGCTTTTCGTTGAGATGCCAGCCCCGCGGGCGAACAAACAGGATGGCCGGATTGTTGTTCAGGGCGTAGTGCTTGCCTTCAGGGCTGGTATATGTAATGGTACGACGCAGAGCATCGCGCAGGTTGATCTGGCCTTCAACCTGATTCTGCCAGGTTGGCGTATTGGCATCTTCAAAATCGGCCATGAACACCTTTGCCCCTGAATTGAGCGCATTGATGATCATCTTACGGTCAACCGGGCCGGTAATCTCAACGCGCCGATCCTGAATCTGGGGTGGGATGGGGGCAATCGTCCACTCGCTCTCGCGGATATGGGCTGTCTCAGGCAGAAAATCCGGTCGCTCGCCTGCATCAATTGCGCGTTGACGTTCAGCGCGGCGGGCAAGCAGTTCCAGACGACGGGTATTGAAGCGGCGGTGGAGTGTGGCCAGAAATTCCAGTGCTTCGGGAGTGAGAATCTCGGCGTATGCGGGAGTAATCGGTGCGGTAATCGTCACGCCAGCCGGTAACCGGGAGGTGGTCATGCAAACCCTCCTTTCATAATGTGAAAAACCTTTTCGCCAGTCATTATACCAGAAATCGGTTATCACGTTGTGCAGCGGCAAGGTTGTGTGTGCCGAAATATATCACCACAGAGACACGGAGGACACAGTGGATGGGTGTAACCTGGGTTGCTACCGTGAGGCGTGACGTATGACATCTACAGGAACTGGCGGCTCCTCGTTGCTACCTTATATCTCACCACAGAGACACGGAGGACACAGAGAATGGGTGTAACCCGGATTGCTACCGTGAGGGGTGACGTATGACATCTACAGGAACTGGCGGCTCTTCACATCGCGCATGTGGTTACACTCTATGGTGTTGCGTGCAAGGTTGTGCTGTTCAGCCTGGCAGTCAGCCGCCGAGGTCTGCTCACAGCGTAGGTGGCAACTTGGATTATACTAGAACTTGTTTCAAAAAACATCTACCAGAAGTTATCTCATTCTACCGACCGACTCCAGGATCGTGACAGGCACACCGCATCCGCGTGACCAGCCGGATCAACAGCATGCCACGCACCGGATCGTAAGCACGGCTGGCGCGGCAGCATGGCTGCCGCACTCCAAACGACGCAACACACGGATGATGGGCGAGCAAGGCAACCAATGCAGCACGTGATGGCACTGGAGATGGTTATTAGAGCGCGATAGGACAGCTTTTTATGACATAAGTTCTAACTCAAGTTGCTACCTTTATCACCACAGAGACACGGAGGACACAGAGAATGGGTGTAACCCGGATTGCTACCGTGAGGGGTGACGTATGACATCTACAGGAACTGGCGGCTCCTCACATCGCGCATGTGGTTACACTCTATGGTGTTGCGTGCAAGGTCGTGCTGTTCAGCCTGGCAGTCAGCCGCCGTGGTCTGCTCACAGCATACGTAACAACTTGAGTTGAGCAACCACAACGTCCACCGCAACCAGGAACTCCGGCGCAGCGCTCAATGCTCCCCACTTCCGCACTGCAGGAGAAGGAGCGGGGATGAGGACGTTCTGGTCGTCCTCAAGTCCTATCCCTGCTATACGCTCGAACGTTCTGCCCGCCCTGCAAGCTGGCGGGGACAGGTAGGAAGACTTCTCTATGACCGGCAGGATGCTCGGTGCGACACGCGCGTGGCGTCGATCACGGTCGGTGTGGAAGCACGGCTTCCGCACTCCAATCATTTACCCGTATATACCACGTAGTCGCGCCATAAGCCGAAAAACCGGGTACAATAGAGGCGATGTACCATTACACGAGGAAGCCTATGCCAGAGTATATCGCCACTATTGGTCTTGAGATTCATGCTCATGTGTTAACTGCCTCGAAGATGTTCGATGGATGCAGTACCGATTATGCCGGTGCACCGCCGAACACACGTGTATCGGTGGTGAGTCTCGGTCTCCCTGGTGCACTACCGGTACTGAATGCCCGTGCGGTAGAGCTTGCAGCGCTCTGTGGGCTGGCGCTCGGCTGTCGGGTGAACGAGCGCTCAATCTTTGCCCGCAAGTCGTACCCTTACCCCGATCTGCCGAAGGGCTTTCAAATAACCCAATACGATGAACCACTCTGTAGCGATGGTGCTATCGAGATACGGACTGCTGCCGGTGAGGTGCGTCGCATCGGTATCGAGCGGCTGCATATCGAAGAGGATACCGGTCGCCTGATTCACAGTCCTGACGGTGCCTCACTCATTGACTACAACCGCAGTGGAATGCCACTGATGGAGATTGTTACCCGACCTGATATTCGTACTCCTGAAGAGGCGCGCCTGACGTTCGAGAAGATTCGGCAAATTCTGGTCTGGATTGGTGCCAACAGTGGTAATCTCGAAGAAGGTGCATTGCGCTGTGATGCCAACGTGAGTGTCCGCCCGGCAGGCTCTGAACGCTTTGGGGCGAAGGTTGAGATCAAGAATATCAATTCGTTCCGGTTTGTGGAACGGGCATTGACGTATGAGATCGAGCGCCAGATCCGCATTTTAGAAGCCGGTGGTACTGTCGAGCAAGAGACGCGCGGCTGGCGAGAGGATCTTGGCCGTACCGAAGGGCAGCGCTCGAAAGAGTACGCGCATGACTACCGGTATTTTCCCGAGCCTGACATTCCGCCACTGGTGCTTTCGCCAGAATGGATCGCTGCTCGCCAGGCTGAATTACCTGAGCTGCCCGATGCCCGCCGGGCACGGCTGATGGCAACCCACGGCCTATCGTGGCAAGATGCCGATTTGCTAACGCAGGAACGGGCAATTGCCGATTATTACGAGGCGGCAGTCGCAGCAGTTAACCGTCCTGATGGCGCAAAAGAGGTTGCGAACTGGGTGTTGAACGAAGGGTTCCGTTTGCTGAAGGATCGGGGCGAGCCGGCAACGGTGCTGATCGAACGGATGCCGGTACAGCGATTGGCAACGCTCATTGATCTGGTACAGCAGGGCACGATTACCCGCGTCGTGGCCAGGCAGCTCTTCGAGGAGGTGTTTACGACCGGCGCCGATCCGGCAGCACTGGTGGCCGAGCGTGGTTTGACGCAGATTAGCGATGATGGCGCCTTGCTGGAAGCAGTACGTGCAGCGC
This genomic window from Chloroflexus aurantiacus J-10-fl contains:
- the gatB gene encoding Asp-tRNA(Asn)/Glu-tRNA(Gln) amidotransferase subunit GatB, with product MPEYIATIGLEIHAHVLTASKMFDGCSTDYAGAPPNTRVSVVSLGLPGALPVLNARAVELAALCGLALGCRVNERSIFARKSYPYPDLPKGFQITQYDEPLCSDGAIEIRTAAGEVRRIGIERLHIEEDTGRLIHSPDGASLIDYNRSGMPLMEIVTRPDIRTPEEARLTFEKIRQILVWIGANSGNLEEGALRCDANVSVRPAGSERFGAKVEIKNINSFRFVERALTYEIERQIRILEAGGTVEQETRGWREDLGRTEGQRSKEYAHDYRYFPEPDIPPLVLSPEWIAARQAELPELPDARRARLMATHGLSWQDADLLTQERAIADYYEAAVAAVNRPDGAKEVANWVLNEGFRLLKDRGEPATVLIERMPVQRLATLIDLVQQGTITRVVARQLFEEVFTTGADPAALVAERGLTQISDDGALLEAVRAALADEKAAKAIAEYRKGKTTAIQFLVGMVMRATKGQANAQRVRELLEAELQ
- the aceB gene encoding malate synthase A, which codes for MTTSRLPAGVTITAPITPAYAEILTPEALEFLATLHRRFNTRRLELLARRAERQRAIDAGERPDFLPETAHIRESEWTIAPIPPQIQDRRVEITGPVDRKMIINALNSGAKVFMADFEDANTPTWQNQVEGQINLRDALRRTITYTSPEGKHYALNNNPAILFVRPRGWHLNEKHMLVDGEPISGAIFDFGLYFFHNAQTAIDVQGGPYFYLPKMESHLEARLWNDIFVLAQELRGIPQGTIKATVLIETILAAFEMDEILYELRNHSAGLNCGRWDYIFSCIKKFRNDPNFCLADRALVTMTTHFMRSYSLLAIKTCHRRGAHAMGGMAAQIPIKNDPVANEAALAKVRADKEREASDGHDGTWVAHPGLVPVAMEVFDRLMPTPNQINRQRDDVQVTAADLLAFGPEKPITEQGMRLNINVGIQYLGAWLAGNGCVPVFNLMEDAATAEISRAQIWQWIRSPKGVLEDGRKVTVELFRQMLPEELHKVREILGPAYEDGRYEEAAELFDEITTDPEFVEFLTLPAYERIP